A genomic region of Columba livia isolate bColLiv1 breed racing homer chromosome 12, bColLiv1.pat.W.v2, whole genome shotgun sequence contains the following coding sequences:
- the LOC102091097 gene encoding putative P2Y purinoceptor 10, whose amino-acid sequence MENNTSSGNCTGPQMSFQSTLYATTYTLIFIPGLLANSAALWVLCRFISKKSKAVIFMINLAVADLAHVLSLPLRMYYYINHTWPFGTFLCQVCFYLKYLNMYASICFLTCISIQRYLFLLHPFKAKDWKRRYDVAISAAVWLFVGAACLPLLVVRSPALSNSTNTCFSDLGVKQLSPGDSIALVTVAELFGFVIPFGIIACCTWKMWQSLRECPTPLQNAGEKRKALRMVLMCAAVFFICFTPYHINFPFFMMVIENIIQDCAVHRSTLRFHPISLCLASLNCCLDPVLYYFMTSEFQDQLLHHGCVALRTRFMRRRSSLSITETSHNIRMKRRNLPRFRFWSLPKFFGQINSMEIPAMPPDELLLESIS is encoded by the coding sequence ATGGAGAACAACACGTCCTCTGGGAACTGCACTGGCCCCCAGATGTCCTTCCAGTCCACCCTGTACGCAACCACCTACACCCTCATCTTCATCCCCGGCCTCCTGGCCAACAGCGCTGCCCTGTGGGTCTTGTGCCGCTTCATCAGCAAGAAGAGCAAAGCCGTCATCTTCATGATCAACCTGGCCGTGGCCGACCTGGCTCACGTCCTCTCGCTGCCCTTACGGATGTATTACTACATCAACCACACCTGGCCCTTCGGAACTTTCCTTTGCCAGGTGTGCTTCTACCTGAAGTATCTCAACATGTACGCCAGCATTTGCTTCCTCACCTGCATCAGCATCCAGCGGtacctcttcctcctccatcccttcaAGGCCAAGGACTGGAAGCGCCGGTACGACGTGGCCATCAGCGCTGCCGTCTGGCTCTTTGTGGGGGCGGCGTGTTTACCCCTGCTCGTGGTGAGGAGCCCAGCCTTGTCCAACAGCACCAACACCTGCTTCTCAGACCTGGGGGTGAAGCAGCTGAGCCCGGGAGACTCCATCGCACTGGTGACAGTGGCGGAGCTGTTTGGGTTTGTCATCCCCTTCGGCATCATCGCCTGCTGCACTTGGAAGATGTGGCAGTCCCTGCGGGAGTGTCCCACGCCACTGCAGAACGCTGGTGAGAAGCGGAAGGCTTTGCGCATGGTCTTGATGTGCGCAGCTGTCTTCTTCATCTGCTTCACCCCCTACCACATCAACTTCCCCTTCTTCATGATGGTGATCGAGAACATCATCCAGGACTGTGCCGTCCACAGGAGCACCCTCCGCTTCCACCCCATCTCCCTCTGCCTTGCGAGCCTCAACTGCTGCCTGGATCCCGTCCTCTACTACTTCATGACCTCCGAGTTCCAGGACCAGCTGCTGCACCACGGCTGCGTCGCCCTGCGGACTCGCTTCATGCGCCGCCGGAGCAGCCTCTCCATCACCGAAACCAGCCACAACATCCGGATGAAAAGGAGAAATCTTCCACGCTTTCGGTTTTGGTCTCTTCCCAAGTTCTTTGGCCAAATAAACAGCATGGAAATCCCTGCAATGCCACCTGATGAGCTTCTGCTAGAGTCCATCTCTTGA